TTGCAAACGTGTATGCATTAAAATCACAAGGTTGTGTGCAACCTAGCCAAGCTAAGCTCACCTGTGGCTAAAATTCGAGAAAGGGGGCGTTGCCTTTGAAATGTTCTCGGAATTAATTCAGTTAATCAAAAGAAGTGCGTCTcgtctttaaaagaaaaaataatattatctACCCTTCTATACGGTAGATGAAGGaagtttttatacatttttatctcGCATTATTCGTGCCGACATTGGATAACTCGTCACTGGACTGcagatattaataaatattatcGTTAAATATCATCATGGAAGGTGGCATTCTTCCTTTCCCTCGAATAAAGATTGTCATTTGTTTGTCCGCACGTTCTCTGTTAACAGGATATACTGTAGTTTTGCAGATGGCTTGAACGTGAAACCTAGTTCCGGTTTGACACAGTCCTTTGAAGCATTTAGCATAATTAGCATACGTGTCAAAACGAAGTATTGTCTTAGGGTTGAGTTGGTAATACGATTAGGATATAATTACTCCTCTTTAAATTTAAGTTAATGAGGTCTCTTGAGTTGTAAAATACTGTGCAATATAGACaagtcttttttctgttttctgtgaagtgtcaGTCACAAACTTCTGAATTCGTTCTTTAAAGTGGGGAATGGGGAGACTAGCATCCATCTTCAAAGACAATTtgaagtgatgatgtcacaccatgtaacccctccccctcatcaGTATCTTGTCTTCAAAGACCATTTGAAATGATTGTCATGCCATGTAACTTCTCCCCCTGTCATTAATATTTTGTCTTCAAAgaccatttcaaattttaaattttaaataatgccaCTGTGTAACCCCCCCTCCATTAGGATCTTGTCTTCAGGGACCATTtgaagtgatgtcacactgtaacccctcccccattAACACTTTGTCTTCAGCAACTGTTtgaagtgatgatgtcacactgtgTTAACCCCTCCCCTTCTCATTGGCACTTTGGCTTCGTAGACCGTTTGatatgatgatgtcacactgtgttaacccctccccctctcattaACACCTTGTCTTCAGAGGCCGTTTGAAGTGATGGTGTCACACCGTGTGTCCCCTCCCCAGACTCGCGCAGTCCAGACAGCTCCTCGGTCTCGTCCCCCTCGCCCGCTCAGCGCTCGCCCCCTCTGGCGCCGTCGGCCGCCGCCATGACTTCGCTGCCCCCCATCACTTCCGCCGTCAACAGTCCCATCAGCACCATGGGCTCTCCCTTCTCCGTCATCAGCTCCTCCCTGGGCTCTCCCTGCATACCCGGGACCCCTTCCGTGGGCTAtgggccaatcagcagccccCAGGTCAGTCCCCTTTTACACACCTTGACAGGTGACGGAATGTTCCTTTTACACACCTGGACAGGTGACGGAGTGTTCCTTTTACACACCTGGACAGGTGACTGAGCATACCTTTTACCCACCTGGACAGGTGACTGAGCATACCTTTTACCCACCTGGACAGGTGACCTGTGGAAGGGCACCGCTGGGGTTTCTTCTGGAAATTCAGAATGCGTATTTCTGGCTTATCTGTTACATTTGATGTGCTGatggaaaaattaaattaattcatattaattaattatattataaatgaattaaaatggcaGGTTGTGAACAGGACTGCGGtcatgtgtgatgtgtttgtgatgGTATCTCGTGTTTACCGTGAGGTTGGCTCGCCCGGTTAGGAAAGGTGCGTCGGAATGTGCACACTCAGTTCTGGAATGTTCTATGCGGTGTTTTTGTCATGAGTCATGAGACTTTTTTTAGGCTCAGAACGTCTTTCTCTCTTGCCTTAAAATGGGACTGGTCACTTCTACACCTGTGACTGTAGTGGTTCCTCTaaccttcctcttctctcccccccttctctctctcatcctccccccctccttccctcccctctctctcctctcctcccctctcccccacacagaTAAACTCCACGGTGTCCATGTCGGGTCTGCACGCGGTCAGCAGCTCTGACGACGTGAAGCCTCCCTTTGGGCTGAAGCCCCTGGGCAGCCACAGCCCCGGGCCCATGCTGTCCCAAAAGCGCCTCTGCGCCATCTGTGGGGACCGCTCCTCCGGTGCGtatgggacgggggggggggagggggaggaggggaggaggagggagggaggggagtgggggagccGGGGGTGTGCTCCTCCGGTGCATATGGGACAGTGGGAGGGGGACCGGGTAGGCGCTCCTCTGGTGCGTATGGGACagggggagcgggaggagctGCTCCTCTGGTGCgtatgggggaggggagatACTCCGGCGTGTTTGGGacgggtggggctgggggcagggTTAGGGATATTTTGGGGCTACTCTGGTGTATTTGTGTAAAGAGGGATCTGCAGCTTTATATGACATGTGCTTTAAAGGcctgctgtggtttgtgtggtcTGGTCCTGTCTgccatttctgcattttctcctcaacttccttttcctctccctccctctctctctctctttctctcccccctcaatctccctctttttttctctctccctctcttttctccctctcccctctcactctctctctttccccgctccccctctctttgtctTGTTCTCTACCCTCCTCTCGCCCTCTCCCGGTCCCCCATCCTgtccccttctccccctctccctctctctgcccccctccccccctgcaggTAAGCACTATGGTGTGTACAGCTGTGAGGGCTGCAAGGGCTTCTTCAAGCGCACGGTGAGGAAGGACCTCAGCTACACCTGCCGTGACAACAAGGACTGCCTGGTGGACAAGCGGCAGCGCAACCGCTGCCAGTACTGCCGCTACCAGAAGTGCCTGGCCATGGGCATGAAGcgggaaggtgagagagagaggggcatgcTGGGTGAAAAGCTGGGACTAAGACTGAGCGTGGCCCTTTTGGACTAAGACTGAGCGTCCCCTCTGGGACTAAGACTGAGCTTCCCCTCTGGGACTAAGACTGAGCTTCCCCTCTGGGACTAAGACTGAGCGTCCCCTCTGGGACTAAGACTGGGCGTCCCCTCTGGGACTAAGACTGAGCTTCCCCTCTGGGACTAAGACTGAGCGTGGCCCTTTTggactaaagccgcgtttccaccgcaggaactataccccggaactaggaaccttttgaggaactcagtgcgtttccaccgcaggaactagggtctaaatttagttctgggggctttgttttaccccccaaaacgttcctgctcggggggtagtactttccgaaagtacaggaaccttttgggtggagcttgcagcgctgaacatttctgattggtcgagtactcgtagcatttgtgttgtatttattctccgccattacccgccatgtttgaaaatatgcagcgccaaaccaatttattttcataataacttcaaatcaaacttgtatgttatgcggcgcagtagcctacttttggttatggcctgtcaacgtcttggaattataacgtgtgctcttctgttcttttcttgctttagtattcgttttataaaatgctaagcattcgtgctgggacagcatattacgtaggctaccaaaacattcaaacggattaattcggttgctgaatattttcttccggattttctttgttagcccgttgtaattgactcaaaacgtttgatacagttatatgaggtatgcggtagttctgcataattaacattggtgatacagtacaagcaaactggaaatcaccttccgcactttttatccgggtaaaataacaggttaattctagtaatcttccctttagctttttcagactgccgtaattttactcaattttactgccatttttcaattccacgaaaagaccaggaagactatggactcatttatagtgcatggttcgcatctggagggcacacttcgctgctcggctagcagtaacttcgaaggaaagcaaacggtggctgtaccactactaatttacattttcacgcaagtccgaattttcgttctattcttgtcattttgcgattagcctatatggaattgacgacgagaaagtaataaaacagcaaattgtttacaacgtgtgcatgttttctgctgttaatgaatgtgtttgagaggatatatgaaaatcaataaatacaaaagtaaccatatatagtcattgttggtaacccgttgtatataagtggaataaacccctccgggctgtcccggttattagaaaatgtaggctacttcggtggtagtatagGGTTACTGAAGAAATCATATggcagatggaccgacgacaacgtcagtgggctaatttgcctaatcttcgcggtactttagaccccggtggaaacgcagacaaccattggctgaaggaaccttttagttcctggtaaagtagttcctgggactgaaagttccgggtaattttggtggaaacgcggcttaagactGGGCGTCCCCTCTGGGACTAAGACTGAGCGTGGCCCTTTTGGACTAAGACTACGCCGTTTGCGTATTTTGGTAAGAAGCCCCTGTGCCCCATCTGGCCCAGTGAGGTCCAAGGGAGTTAGTAGGGCTGCAGGGTATTGCGAATCACGTTTTAAAGAAGTGTCAtaagaataaccaccaccaggAGGCGTATAGGGAAGTGGGTGCCTGGGGCAGATGCGGGGTAGCTGGGAAGGAGGggtttgattttgtgtgtttttggagggggtggggtgcgggggggagggggggggggtgttcaaaaaggggggagggaaagaacgaacaaaagaggcagagagaggagagggagcgatTCTTCAGAACTAacccctgtccccccctctctccctcttttgtctcctctcgttctctctctctctccctccttctgtaGTGGTCCAAGATGAACGACAGAGATGTaagaacaaaatggagaaagggggagtgtgtgtgtgtttgtgtgtatgtggctgtgtgagtgcgtgtttgtgcgtgtgcgttcgtGCGCGCGCTTGTGCGAGCGCAAGAGACGTAATTCTGGGggattaaattattttagatttCTAGAATTTAATTCCGTAGTTCTCAGAAGCGGACCAATGAAAACGGAGGAAAAGAGGCTGGGAGTCCCGCCTCCGCTGGAGTGACGTAACGAGCCAATGTCTGGCTGCCGAGTTTTCACTGGCCGCTTTGACCCCGTGCTGTAAGGGTGGAACGCCTGTACGCCTGTAAGGGTGGAACGCCTGTACAGCAGCGTTAAATGTCCGGGGTGGCTGTGCAGATAAGCGGGGCGATCTTTGTGCCCTGCCCCAGCTTCGTGAGTTTTTGAAAGACGCCACTGGATGCGCGGGGAGTCCGTTTGGGCTTCTCCGTGTGACGATAATGTCCACCTTCAGCGAGGTGAAGAAGAGCCTCCTTTTGTTCATGGGGTCCGTTTCTGAGATGCGTATGTCgctgtgtgcgagcgtgtgccaGAGCGAGAGTGCGAATGGACGACCGGTGAATGTAGCTTTTAACTAACGGGAGaacgtgtgcatctgtgtgtgtatctctctctctctctctctctctctctcgctcggtCTTCTCtttgccccgccccttcccctcccccctcaccccgcccctGTGTCCGGCCCCGTGTCTCCTCCGCCCATTTTTGcattggccccgccccctttcgcctcggccccgccccccctgcagccgtgcaggaggagaggcagcGGAACAAGGAGCGGGACGGCGAGGTGGAGTCCACCAGCGCCGTCAACGAGGAGATGCCGGTGGAGAAGATCCTGGAGGCGGAGATGGCCGTGGAGCAGAAGACCGAACTGCACGCGGACGGGAGCTCTGGGGGGAGCTCGGTGAGGGGGGGCTCTGGGGGAGCTCGGTGAGGGGGGGCTCTGGGGGAGCtcggtgaggggagggggggtctatGGGGGAGttcgg
This region of Anguilla rostrata isolate EN2019 chromosome 8, ASM1855537v3, whole genome shotgun sequence genomic DNA includes:
- the rxrba gene encoding retinoic acid receptor RXR-beta-A isoform X1; translation: MGDSRDSRSPDSSSVSSPSPAQRSPPLAPSAAAMTSLPPITSAVNSPISTMGSPFSVISSSLGSPCIPGTPSVGYGPISSPQINSTVSMSGLHAVSSSDDVKPPFGLKPLGSHSPGPMLSQKRLCAICGDRSSGKHYGVYSCEGCKGFFKRTVRKDLSYTCRDNKDCLVDKRQRNRCQYCRYQKCLAMGMKREVVQDERQRSVQEERQRNKERDGEVESTSAVNEEMPVEKILEAEMAVEQKTELHADGSSGGSSPNDPVTNICQAADKQLFTLVEWAKRIPHFSELALDDQVILLRAGWNELLIASFSHRSITVKDGILLATGLHVHRNSAHSAGVGAIFDRESAHNAEVGAIFDRVLTELVSKMRDMQMDKTELGCLRAIILFNPDAKGLSSPSEVELLREKVYASLEAYCKQRYPDQQGRFAKLLLRLPALRSIGLKCLEHLFFFKLIGDTPIDTFLMEMLEAPHQLT
- the rxrba gene encoding retinoic acid receptor RXR-beta-A isoform X4, with the protein product MGDSRDSRSPDSSSVSSPSPAQRSPPLAPSAAAMTSLPPITSAVNSPISTMGSPFSVISSSLGSPCIPGTPSVGYGPISSPQINSTVSMSGLHAVSSSDDVKPPFGLKPLGSHSPGPMLSQKRLCAICGDRSSGKHYGVYSCEGCKGFFKRTVRKDLSYTCRDNKDCLVDKRQRNRCQYCRYQKCLAMGMKREAVQEERQRNKERDGEVESTSAVNEEMPVEKILEAEMAVEQKTELHADGSSGGSSPNDPVTNICQAADKQLFTLVEWAKRIPHFSELALDDQVILLRAGWNELLIASFSHRSITVKDGILLATGLHVHRNSAHSAGVGAIFDRVLTELVSKMRDMQMDKTELGCLRAIILFNPDAKGLSSPSEVELLREKVYASLEAYCKQRYPDQQGRFAKLLLRLPALRSIGLKCLEHLFFFKLIGDTPIDTFLMEMLEAPHQLT
- the rxrba gene encoding retinoic acid receptor RXR-beta-A isoform X2 translates to MGDSRDSRSPDSSSVSSPSPAQRSPPLAPSAAAMTSLPPITSAVNSPISTMGSPFSVISSSLGSPCIPGTPSVGYGPISSPQINSTVSMSGLHAVSSSDDVKPPFGLKPLGSHSPGPMLSQKRLCAICGDRSSGKHYGVYSCEGCKGFFKRTVRKDLSYTCRDNKDCLVDKRQRNRCQYCRYQKCLAMGMKREAVQEERQRNKERDGEVESTSAVNEEMPVEKILEAEMAVEQKTELHADGSSGGSSPNDPVTNICQAADKQLFTLVEWAKRIPHFSELALDDQVILLRAGWNELLIASFSHRSITVKDGILLATGLHVHRNSAHSAGVGAIFDRESAHNAEVGAIFDRVLTELVSKMRDMQMDKTELGCLRAIILFNPDAKGLSSPSEVELLREKVYASLEAYCKQRYPDQQGRFAKLLLRLPALRSIGLKCLEHLFFFKLIGDTPIDTFLMEMLEAPHQLT
- the rxrba gene encoding retinoic acid receptor RXR-beta-A isoform X3, whose protein sequence is MGDSRDSRSPDSSSVSSPSPAQRSPPLAPSAAAMTSLPPITSAVNSPISTMGSPFSVISSSLGSPCIPGTPSVGYGPISSPQINSTVSMSGLHAVSSSDDVKPPFGLKPLGSHSPGPMLSQKRLCAICGDRSSGKHYGVYSCEGCKGFFKRTVRKDLSYTCRDNKDCLVDKRQRNRCQYCRYQKCLAMGMKREVVQDERQRSVQEERQRNKERDGEVESTSAVNEEMPVEKILEAEMAVEQKTELHADGSSGGSSPNDPVTNICQAADKQLFTLVEWAKRIPHFSELALDDQVILLRAGWNELLIASFSHRSITVKDGILLATGLHVHRNSAHSAGVGAIFDRVLTELVSKMRDMQMDKTELGCLRAIILFNPDAKGLSSPSEVELLREKVYASLEAYCKQRYPDQQGRFAKLLLRLPALRSIGLKCLEHLFFFKLIGDTPIDTFLMEMLEAPHQLT
- the rxrba gene encoding retinoic acid receptor RXR-beta-A isoform X5; this translates as MTSLPPITSAVNSPISTMGSPFSVISSSLGSPCIPGTPSVGYGPISSPQINSTVSMSGLHAVSSSDDVKPPFGLKPLGSHSPGPMLSQKRLCAICGDRSSGKHYGVYSCEGCKGFFKRTVRKDLSYTCRDNKDCLVDKRQRNRCQYCRYQKCLAMGMKREVVQDERQRSVQEERQRNKERDGEVESTSAVNEEMPVEKILEAEMAVEQKTELHADGSSGGSSPNDPVTNICQAADKQLFTLVEWAKRIPHFSELALDDQVILLRAGWNELLIASFSHRSITVKDGILLATGLHVHRNSAHSAGVGAIFDRESAHNAEVGAIFDRVLTELVSKMRDMQMDKTELGCLRAIILFNPDAKGLSSPSEVELLREKVYASLEAYCKQRYPDQQGRFAKLLLRLPALRSIGLKCLEHLFFFKLIGDTPIDTFLMEMLEAPHQLT